The Thermodesulfobacteriota bacterium genome includes a region encoding these proteins:
- the hpt gene encoding hypoxanthine phosphoribosyltransferase — protein sequence MKVVYSEEQIREVVVRLAEAINLDFAGQHVHLIGVLKGSFLFLADLVRHLRVPCSVDFVRLSSYGAGTSSSGSVRELLSLSDPVAGRHVIVVEEIVDSGRTLAKLLKDLEAADAASVRVCALVDKTGRREAEVPVHYRGFGLESGFLVGYGLDLDERYRNLPAICLAEELSAEEEA from the coding sequence GTGAAGGTCGTCTATTCGGAAGAGCAGATCCGCGAAGTCGTCGTCCGCCTGGCGGAGGCCATCAACCTGGACTTCGCGGGCCAGCACGTGCACCTGATCGGCGTGCTCAAGGGCTCGTTCCTCTTCCTCGCCGATCTGGTGCGGCATCTGCGCGTTCCCTGCTCGGTGGATTTCGTGCGGCTGTCCTCCTACGGGGCGGGCACGTCGTCCTCCGGGTCGGTGCGCGAGCTCCTGTCGCTCTCGGACCCGGTGGCCGGGCGGCACGTGATCGTGGTCGAGGAGATCGTCGACTCGGGACGCACCCTGGCCAAACTCCTCAAGGACCTGGAGGCCGCCGACGCCGCCAGCGTCCGGGTGTGCGCCCTGGTGGACAAGACGGGCCGCCGGGAGGCGGAAGTTCCCGTGCACTATCGGGGGTTCGGCCTGGAATCGGGCTTCCTCGTGGGGTACGGCCTGGATCTGGACGAACGGTACCGCAATCTGCCCGCGATCTGCCTCGCGGAAGAACTCTCGGCGGAAGAGGAGGCGTAG
- the porA gene encoding pyruvate ferredoxin oxidoreductase encodes MRRVLEGSHAVSCAVDLARVQVISAYPITPQTHIVERLAELVADGVLDAKYVRVESEHSALAAVIGAASAGARTFTASSSHGLALMHEMLHWAAGARLPVVMAEVNRALGPGWNIWADQTDSLAQRDTGWMQVYCEDVQEVLDSILLAYKLAEQVSLPMMVALDAFFLSHTYEPVDVPDQQAVDAFLPPWTPTEILDTRDPRAFHQLASPDYYMEFRYKMQQAMEEALRLYPALDAEYGGRFGRSYPMVQLVPFREGARAPLALVTTGSVTGTARVAQEELGRRGTPVDLVKLRLFRPFPQAEVRRVLEPYERVAVIDRNLSFGYGGIFAQEIQAALARLERRPAVYPFVAGLGGRDITPQTISAVVERSLGEAPPEDLLWAGLKE; translated from the coding sequence ATGAGGCGGGTCCTCGAGGGCAGCCACGCGGTGAGTTGCGCCGTGGACCTCGCCCGGGTCCAGGTGATCAGCGCCTACCCCATCACCCCCCAGACCCACATCGTGGAGCGGCTGGCCGAGCTCGTGGCCGATGGCGTGCTCGACGCCAAGTACGTCCGGGTGGAGAGCGAGCACTCGGCCTTGGCCGCGGTGATCGGCGCGGCCTCGGCGGGCGCTCGCACCTTTACCGCCAGCTCGAGCCACGGCCTGGCCCTGATGCACGAGATGCTCCACTGGGCGGCGGGTGCCCGGCTCCCGGTGGTCATGGCCGAGGTGAACCGGGCCCTGGGGCCCGGGTGGAACATCTGGGCCGACCAGACCGACAGCCTGGCCCAGCGGGACACGGGCTGGATGCAGGTCTACTGCGAGGACGTGCAGGAGGTGCTCGACTCGATCCTCCTGGCCTACAAGCTCGCCGAGCAGGTGAGCCTGCCCATGATGGTGGCGCTCGACGCCTTCTTCCTGTCCCACACCTATGAGCCCGTAGACGTGCCCGATCAGCAGGCGGTGGACGCCTTCCTGCCGCCCTGGACGCCCACGGAGATCCTGGATACCCGGGATCCCCGGGCCTTCCACCAGCTGGCGAGCCCGGACTACTACATGGAGTTCCGGTACAAGATGCAGCAGGCCATGGAGGAGGCCCTGCGGCTGTACCCCGCCCTCGACGCCGAGTACGGGGGCCGGTTCGGGCGCTCCTATCCCATGGTCCAGCTCGTACCCTTCCGCGAGGGGGCGCGGGCCCCCCTGGCGCTGGTCACCACGGGCTCGGTGACCGGTACGGCTCGGGTGGCCCAGGAGGAGCTGGGGCGCAGAGGAACCCCCGTGGACCTCGTGAAGCTGCGCCTCTTCCGCCCGTTCCCCCAGGCGGAGGTCCGCCGGGTGCTCGAGCCCTACGAGCGGGTGGCGGTGATCGACCGCAACCTCTCCTTCGGCTACGGGGGCATCTTCGCCCAGGAGATCCAAGCAGCCCTGGCGCGCCTGGAACGGCGCCCGGCGGTCTACCCCTTCGTGGCGGGCCTGGGCGGGCGCGACATCACCCCCCAGACCATCTCCGCGGTGGTGGAGCGGTCCCTCGGGGAGGCTCCCCCGGAGGATCTCCTGTGGGCGGGGCTGAAGGAATAG
- a CDS encoding universal stress protein codes for MLDRVLVPVDFSPMSKHALRAALVMARKSPLEIHLLHVIPEYEVHSAFHISLPERGEIESQAGRWAERAFETYLRGESLGDALLVKAVRYGNPARVVCQYADEVGAAVILIASHGRSGFERAVFGSVAEKVLRTCRQPVMVVKGDV; via the coding sequence ATGCTCGACAGGGTTCTGGTGCCGGTGGACTTCTCGCCCATGTCCAAGCATGCCCTGCGGGCGGCGCTGGTCATGGCCCGCAAGAGCCCCCTGGAGATCCACCTCCTGCACGTCATCCCCGAGTACGAGGTGCACAGCGCGTTCCACATCTCCCTGCCCGAGCGGGGTGAGATCGAGTCCCAGGCGGGGCGGTGGGCCGAGAGGGCCTTCGAGACCTACTTGAGGGGTGAGAGCCTGGGGGATGCCCTGCTGGTGAAGGCCGTGCGGTACGGCAACCCCGCCCGGGTCGTGTGTCAGTATGCCGACGAGGTCGGCGCCGCGGTGATCCTGATTGCCAGCCACGGCCGCTCGGGCTTCGAGCGGGCGGTGTTTGGAAGCGTGGCGGAGAAGGTCCTGCGCACCTGCCGCCAGCCCGTGATGGTCGTCAAGGGAGACGTTTAG
- a CDS encoding thiamine pyrophosphate-dependent enzyme, translated as MVSGHLACPGCGAAIAMRFLLKGLNEKAVVALPACCWSIIAGPFPYSALRVPILHTAFETGGAVASGIRAALDARGETETQVVTWAGDGGTFDIGLQALSGAAERNEDLLYVCYDNEAYMNTGVQASGATPPGAWTTTTPTGSPKRTRKKDIMQILAAHRIPYAATASIAYPEDLVRKVQKAVALHGTKFLHIYATCPTGWKVASEVSVRLARLAVQTRIFPLYEVEDGERYTINLEPVGYLVDAYFEAQGRFRHLGREDLDRIQGQVDRDWDRLKALARLG; from the coding sequence ATGGTCTCGGGGCACCTGGCGTGCCCGGGGTGCGGGGCCGCCATCGCCATGCGCTTCCTTCTCAAGGGTCTGAACGAAAAGGCCGTGGTGGCCCTGCCGGCCTGCTGCTGGTCCATCATCGCGGGCCCCTTCCCCTACTCGGCGCTCCGGGTGCCGATCCTCCACACCGCCTTCGAGACCGGGGGGGCCGTGGCCAGCGGCATCCGGGCCGCCCTGGACGCCCGGGGCGAGACCGAGACCCAGGTGGTCACCTGGGCCGGGGACGGCGGCACCTTCGACATCGGGCTCCAGGCCCTCTCCGGAGCCGCGGAGCGCAACGAGGACCTCCTGTACGTCTGCTACGACAACGAGGCCTACATGAATACGGGGGTCCAGGCCTCGGGGGCGACGCCTCCCGGTGCGTGGACCACCACCACCCCCACCGGCAGCCCCAAGCGCACCCGCAAGAAGGACATCATGCAGATCCTGGCGGCGCACCGGATTCCCTACGCCGCCACGGCCTCCATCGCCTACCCCGAAGACCTGGTGCGCAAGGTCCAGAAGGCCGTCGCCCTCCACGGAACCAAGTTCCTGCACATCTACGCCACCTGCCCCACGGGCTGGAAGGTAGCAAGCGAGGTCAGCGTGCGGCTGGCGCGCCTGGCGGTGCAGACCCGGATCTTCCCCCTCTACGAGGTGGAGGACGGGGAGCGCTACACCATCAACCTGGAGCCGGTGGGGTACCTGGTGGACGCCTACTTCGAGGCCCAGGGGCGGTTCCGGCACCTGGGCCGGGAGGACCTGGACCGGATCCAGGGGCAGGTGGACCGGGACTGGGACCGCCTCAAAGCCCTGGCCCGCCTGGGGTAG
- a CDS encoding RCKP-type rubredoxin-like domain-containing protein: MATWTCPDCGLEKEGRCKPKKCPTCGKPVEFCKKDEAKKK; this comes from the coding sequence ATGGCGACCTGGACGTGCCCCGACTGCGGCCTCGAAAAGGAAGGCCGCTGCAAGCCCAAGAAGTGCCCCACCTGCGGCAAGCCGGTGGAGTTTTGCAAGAAGGACGAGGCCAAGAAGAAGTAG
- a CDS encoding universal stress protein: MPVHIRNILVPLDLSPASDRVSQYASAMARCFGARVTVLLVVEEAEGLRGLNLPRISYDELIPDLEDRARGRLEAYGRKHLGDVPELELRVTRGEPWEKILAAAKEIGADLVVMGTHGRRGLDRALFGSTAERVLRRSPVPVVAVPLAEEAS, from the coding sequence ATGCCCGTGCACATCCGCAACATCCTCGTGCCCCTGGACTTGAGCCCCGCCAGCGACCGGGTTTCGCAGTACGCCTCGGCCATGGCCCGGTGCTTCGGCGCGCGGGTCACCGTACTCCTGGTGGTCGAGGAAGCCGAGGGGCTCCGGGGCCTCAACCTGCCCCGCATCTCCTACGACGAGTTGATTCCCGATCTGGAGGATCGGGCCCGCGGCCGGCTGGAGGCCTATGGGCGAAAGCACCTGGGGGACGTCCCGGAGCTCGAACTGCGCGTCACCCGCGGAGAGCCCTGGGAGAAGATCCTGGCTGCGGCGAAGGAGATCGGAGCCGACCTCGTGGTCATGGGCACCCACGGGCGCAGGGGGCTGGACCGCGCCCTGTTCGGGAGCACGGCCGAGCGGGTGCTGCGCCGCTCCCCCGTACCGGTGGTGGCGGTTCCCCTGGCGGAGGAGGCGAGCTGA